A stretch of DNA from Ranitomeya variabilis isolate aRanVar5 chromosome 1, aRanVar5.hap1, whole genome shotgun sequence:
atctatcactactcccatcatctgcaTCCTCTGATGTTGCAGATGCTGCTTTTCGGTTCCTGACGTTCTTCCTCGTCGCTTTCTCGGTATTGTCTTTTTCCAGGTCATATTCAGTAAATACACCGACCTCGTCCCTAAGGAGGTGATGGATGACGATGACCCTGAGCTGCAGAGGCCGGATGAGGAGGCTGTTCGCGAGGTATGAGGAGGGTCTGGTTTTTCTGGTGGTGCTGCTTCTCTCACACATACATAGTTTTTCACCATTAATGGCAGGATTCCAACTATCATCTTTCAGCTGACCGAGAAGACTCGTCAGGCCCTGGATAAGGCGGTGTCCCAGAAGATAGCTGCAGCCATGCCGGTCCGAGCAGCAGACAAGCTGgcacctgctcagtacatcaggtgAGCGACCCCACAGGGCTATGGGGAGCTAATGGGGTCACTCCTCATATAATGGCACATTGCTCTCTCAGGTACACGCCGTCTCAGCAGGGGGTGGCATTTAACTCTGGAGCCAAACAGAGGGTCATCCGGATGGTGGAGATGCAGAAAGACCCCATGGAACCGCCTCGCTTCAAGTGAGTATTTCCTGGGTGGAAAGCGGCTGGAGGTCAAAGAATGGGAGGAAAACTAAGACTGCTGTCTTGTCTCAGGATTAACAAGAAGATCCCTCGTGGACCGCCGTCTCCCCCAGCACCTGTTATGCATTCTCCCAGCAGGAAGGTAAGTGCCACCTTATGCCCCTGCTTAAATAGAAGCGACCAATTTTATTCTGCGCAATCCCCTCATAATATGATGTAGCTGAAATCGCAGGGTGGGCAGGGAGGAGGCCACTGGTTTCTTCTGCAGTGAGATGGGCACAGCGTGTCAGACTCTCCTATGACGAGTCGGTGGGGATGCacatgtcctggagctgagccctgTGAATTTACAGCATCTGCAGGGCCTGGTGGTAGCATGAGTGGCTCTGCCACTAACGTGTGATCTCCCCTGTAAACTTCATCTCCTGGGGATAAATTCTGTGCAGTAAATGTGCACAAAGCATCTGCGGTTACCGTCTTGTAAGAGGCGGCACTCCCACTTCTGTGTAGTGGCCATAGACCCCTGTCATGGCCTAAGGAGGGGGATGCTGCAAATCAGTTTGCTCCAACACTACATGTTTGGTGTCCACACAACTGTAGTCGGGTGCTTGAGGAGAAACATGAACAGGAAAAGACATGGGGAAAAACACAAACTTTAAAGTCGGTTTTTTTATATTTGTGTTGAAAAATCTAAATCCTATAAATTTACATTaacataagaaaaaaataactataGAGACCGGCAGGAAATCAAGCCTCGAGCAGCCTCGTCACAGAGTACGGAAGAGAGGCTCAGCAAGAAATAACTGTCTGGTGATCGACTGGTTAAAAGTGTATTGCAGCACCCCTGGCTTCTGCCTTAGGAGGTGAGCGGCTCCAATCATGTCCCACCTGCGGAGCCCTGCAGGACGCCTTGTCACGTTCTGCTCCTAGACCGGGGCCACTATTTGTGGCCAAGATCCGCCGCAGGAATTACTATGCATACATCCCACAGGCGGAGAGGGCGGTAGCACCAGCACAACCATGAAGGTCTCTGGACGTCCTCATGGGTGCCACTTGTTAAATACAAAGCACCCCCTCCCCGTTGGTCAGAGCCCCCATGTGTAATCCAGCTGTATCTGTTCTCTGCAGATGACTGTGAAGGAGCAGCAGGAATGGAAGATCCCGCCGTGTATATCCAACTGGAAGAACGCCAAGGTAATGCCCTGATCTGAGCGGCCGCAGGTCTGTTCGGTATCGGGGACTACACCATTGTGCTGCTCTCCACAGGGTTACACCATCCCCCTGGACAAGCGTCTGGCCGCTGACGGCCGAGGGTTGCAGACCGTCCACATTAATGAGAATTTTGCAAAGTTGGCTGAAGCGCTGTATATTGCTGACCGGAAGGTGAGTCCTTCACATAACACCTTGTCTGCAGCCTATCCCTGTCACTGAGCAGCCATGTTTGGTTCCTTAGGCCCGAGAAGCTGTGGAGATGAGAGCCCAGGTGGAGAGGAAGATGGCACAGAAGGAGAAAGAGAAGAAGGAAGAAAAGCTGCGAGAGCTGGCGCAGATCGCCAGAGAGCGGAGAGCGGGAATCAAGTCTCATGCGGAGAAGGGTGAGTGCGGTGAGTTGTGAGGGGCGGCTGATCTCTGCAGCTCTTCCTAAATGTACATACATTCCACAGAGGATGGCGAAGCCAGAGAGCGCGATGAGATCCGAGACAACAGGCGGAAAGAGCGGCAGCACGAGCGCAACCTGTCCAGAGCCGCTCCAGATAAGAGGTGAGGTGAGAGCGATGGCGTCCTGTCACCAGGCTCCAGGGACTTTACTTACAGCAGTGTCCCTCTCACTCTATCCGCCAGGTCCAAGCTTCAGAGGAACGAAGACAGAGACATCAGCGAGCAGATCGCCCTAGGAATCCCGAGCCAACGGCCCTCCGGAGAGATTCAGTACGATCAGCGGCTCTTCAACCAGAGCAGGGTACGAGCGCCTGTCATACGTGGGAGTGAAAAACGTGGACACCGCTGCTGTCACTTGGGCTCATTGTGAGGGGCAGCACCGGTGTCTGGGCAGGTATATGTGCACGGGGTGTCTGGGCCCATACACGTAGCGTGTACCCCAAGAACAGCACCCAGTGCAAACATGACACATTCCCAGAGATCCATTCACCCGCTGCTATGCTGTCTCCTCTGTGTCTGACTGCAGGGTCTGGACAGTGGCTTCGCAGGAGGAGAGGACGAAACATACAACGTGTACTCTCAGCCCTGGAGGAGCAGTAAGGAGGTGGCACAGACCATCTACCGGCCCAAGAACACTGACTCTGACATGTACACCACCGACATAGACACCCTGATGAAAACCAACAGGTGAGAGGCTTGTGGAGAATGCCCCCTGCCGAGGAGGCCGTGACCACTACAGCCCACCGTAAACCTGTACTGTTCCAAAGTAGCCTCTGATCTAGCTGTGGGCTTGGGGCCATTCACCCAACATTGGGCTAGTGTGCGATTATGGAGATAAGAAGCTGCTGGGGAGTGGTGACCGCTGCATCCTGTGGTGTTAACCCCTTGTTGTCTGCCTCTCCCCAGGTTTGTTCCTGATAAGGATTTCTCGGGCTCCGATCGAAAGCAGCGTAGGGATGGCCCCGTCCAGTTTGAGGAGGATCCGTTCGGTTTGGATAAATTCTTGGAAGAGGCCAAACAGCATGGAGGCTCCAAACGCCCCTCAGATAGCGGCCGCTCAAAGGAGCATGATCACGAGGGCAAGAAGCGCAGAAAGGAGTAAGGCATTTCATACACAAGGACTGAAGGCCCGGTGCAGAGGCGGTGAGTGGTGTGTGCGCTCCAGGGCTTGCACTGACACTGCAACACGATCACCGATGCCCCGCACAATATCGTCACTGGtggttcaccttttttttttttttttaatgttaaagtGTAAATGGCTTGTGGATCATGTTCCGTGTTGCTGTGAGCTCACAGGAACTGATGGGGGGTTCTTTTATTTTCTGTTGTATTTGACGttttaaaataaaatttaaataaaTTAATAGTTAAGGAATTTGCATCATCTGTGGATGTGAGCGCTGCAAGTCCCAGCATCTGTCTCCTGTGTCTGTGGAgatgagtagagatgggcggacccctggatgttcaggtctggtgGGTTCTGCCGAACAGTTTGGGTAACTGAACAGTacccaaacctggaccccattcaaagtggcaagtggggttcataattgtggggttgatatcatctttgtattgtccggtgacatcaagcccacggcttagtaatggagaggcgtctataagacacctgtccattactaatcctatagttatatggtagtcACATCCAGAAATAAAGTCTTTTAATCCCTTCTAGACATGCACCTTACGGGTACTGCTCTGCAGGAGATGCGTTCCTGCAAACAGTTGTTCATGTACGGTGTCATGATCGCGCAGCCTCTCGCTGAGCGCCGCGGaaatcgggtgtgggtgtcagctatGTGTaagagctgacaccccacagcaaagcCCATTATCGGTGCTAACGCCTATCGCGGCCATTTAACTGAGAGCAGGACTTGAcaggcctccttccctgcctgtccgatgctgatgtgatactctgcgGTGCAGAGTATCAGTTCAGCGAGTTGACaccatacagtgatgtcccaggatgaGACAAtgtcaaaaagtgttttttttttgttttatttaaaaatccccaaataaagaaaaaactagtgatgagcgaatatactcgttacttgagatttcccaagcacgctaggGTGTCCTCCGaggattttttagtgctcggagatttagtttccttcgccgcagctgaatgatttatatctgttagccagcatgtggggattccctagcaaccaggcaacccccatatgtacttaacctggctaatagctgtaaatcattcagctgcggcgaagaaaacgaaatctctgagcactaaaaaatactcggcggacacccgagcgtgctcgggaaatctcgagtaacgagtatattcgctcatcactaaaaaaaacatatttttccaATACATACATTCATTTATGTACATAAATAAAcaataaacatacacatatttggtattgccgcatccggaAAGATCCgttctatgaaactgtcccactagataaccccttctgTGAAAACCGTAAAAGaaaaataaagcatttttttgcctCTTAATTTTATCATCATACcagcaaacaaaaagtgcaataaaacgcaatcaaaaagactaatGTAGGGGGCGTAGTTATGTAATACAGGAGAGAGGACGCACCTCGTGGGAGCTCCGGCCATCCTGACGCTTATCCTGCCATTAAAACCCCTGACTTACCGATTGTACCGGCTGGTACGGTGCCCTCGGGACCCCAGGAGCCCAGTAATCTCCCTGGACGGCAGTTTTGGAGCCCTGGGACGTCAGACACTGAAGTGGCCTGGACGGGCGGTAAAATCCCTGAGCTGCGGCGGCCATTTTTGAGCGCGCGCTCCCGACGGACAAGACAGTGCCGGCGTTTGCCAAAGCCGAGTATCTTCCCCTGAGACGCGGCAGATGTCTACACTATAGCGGGGGAGTGCTATGGAACACCGGAATACAGGTGCTGGGGTCTGGAGCGGTCGTCGGTGCCTGGGGAGGCAGCGGCCATCACTGCAGCGCGCACTCCAGCAGCAAGGGGAGTGGCGCTTTACATTATAATTGCGGTGCAGCTCAGGAGGTGAGCTAGTAACCTGAGATAGTAGAGGGGTGGTGCagtgtgtgccctggaagattgggcctTGCACCCCCTTATCAGACAAATTCTGCTCCTGCCGGCGCCATAACTCtggagggattaaccccctccctgctgctctaCCTGTGGGGGCTGTGAGGCTGCTCTAAGGCGCAGTGCCTGGGTGAATCTTCAGTTGCTGCTTTTATAAACCCCTGACATTCTTCTTGCCTGTCCAGTAGCCTTTCTGGGATCTACTCCAGTATTTGACTCTGCCGGGACTGTTGTTGGGGAATAGACCAGCCATAACTACCAAGTGTGGTCCTTTTGTGGAGTCCTTCTGTTGATCACCATGCATCATTCCAAGGGAGCAGGGGCTGCTGACAAATTAAAGAAATATGCCAGAGAAGATGCCCCTGATAATGTACGCACTCTCAGAAACAATCCCACACAGAACCATCATAAAAATCGTCTttctgatagtaatgaggagggagaacaagacgaaatgactcttaaacaagcgtctgagcaattgatgcaggctatatccctcactagatcttctcttacggaaaaaatagaggacgtacatactgaagtgggtcgtttgcgacatgatatgcaagctatgagagggcgtatctcggaggttgaaacaagagtgtctcataTAGAAGACACCATTACCCCTATGGAAGCTAAGTTGTCAAAGGCTGCTTGCTCTgtgaatgcctggaaacaaaaaaaCAGATGACCTGGAAAACAGATTACGCCGCAATAATATTCGAATTATCGGCCTGCCGGAGCGctcggagggtcagcaacctgagcaatttctggaggactggcttaagacctcccTGGgcgatggattctcctcaacattctccgtggagagggcccatagggtccgAACGAGACCTCTTCCCCCTGGAACTCCACCCCGGCCTTTTTTGGCGCGTCTCCTCAATTGTAGAGACAGGGATGCAATTCTTCGCTTGGCGcggcagaagggccctattaagttacatagttattaaggttgaaggaagactttaagtccatctagttcaacccatagcctaacctaacatgttgatccagaggaaggcaaaaaaaaaaccatgtggcaaagagtaagctccaccttagggaaaaaaattccttcccgactccacatacggcaatcagactagttccctggatcaacgccctatcaaggaatctagtgtatataccctgtaacattatacttttccagaaaggtatccagtcccctcttaaatttaagtaatgaatcactcattacaacatcatacggcagagagttccatagtctcactgctcttacagtaaagaatccccgtctgttattatgcttaaaccttctttcctccagacgtagaggatgcccccttgtccctgtcaccggtctatgattaaaaagatcatcagaaaggtctttgtactgtcccctcatatatttatacattaacataagatcaccccttagccttcatttttccaaactaaatcgccccaagtgtaataacctatcttggtatggcagaccccccagtcctctaataaccttggtcgctcttctctgcacccgctcttgttcagctatgtctttcttatacaccggagaccagaactgtgcacagtattctaagtgtggtcgcacgagtgacttgtatagaggtaaaattatgttctcctcatgagcatctatgcctcttttaatgcatcccattattttatttgcctttgcagcagctgcctgacactggccactaaatgtgtttgtcgtccacccatacacccaggtctttttcattgatggttttgcccagagttttagaattaagcacatagttatacatcttattacttctacccaagtgcatgaccttacatttatccccatttaaagctcatttgccatttatcagcccaagcttctagtttacataaatcatcctgtaatataaaattgtcctccactgtattgattaccctgcagagtttagtgtcatctgcaaatattaaaattctaaTTATTCTTATTAAataagtcattaataaatatgttaaaaagaagagggcccagtactgacccctgtggtaccccactgctaaccgcgacccagtccgagtgtgctccattaataaccaccctttgtttcctatccctgagcccgctctcaatccacttacacatattttcccctatccccattattctcattttatgtaacaaccttttgtgtggcaccgtatcaaaagcttttgataagtccatatacactacatccactgggctcccttggtccagtccggaacttacctcttcatagaagctgatcaaattagtctgacatgaacggtcccagtaaacccgtgctgatactgggtcatgaggttattcctcttcagatactccagtatagcatcccttagaatgccctccaggattttacccacagtagaggttaagcttactggcctataattaccgagttcagtttttgtccccttttggaatattggcaccacatttgctatacgccagtcctgtggtacagaccctgttattatggagtctttaaagattaaaaataatggtctatcaatgactgtacttacaccctcgagtactgcaggaattatcccatccgggcccggagatttgtcaattttagtgatttttagatgccgccgtacttcctgctgggttaagcaggtgacatttaattgggaatttttatcactagtcattttgtctgccatgggattctcttttgtaaatactgatgaaaaaaagtcatttagcatattggctttttcctcatcctcatccaccacttcacccagactatttttaagggggccaacactatcattttttagtttcttactatttatgtagttaaccccttcatgacccagcctcttttggccttaatgacctggccgttttttgcaattctgaccagtgtccctttatgaggtaataactcaggaacgcttcaacggatcctagcggttctgagattgttttttcgtgacatattgggcttcatgttagtggtaaatttaggtcgataatttctgagtttttgtgaaaaaaaacggaaatttggcaaaaattttgaaaatttcacaattttcacattttgaatttttatcctgttaaaccagagagttatgtgacacaaaatagttaataaataacatttcccacatgtctactttacatcagcacaattttggaaacaatttttttttttgctaggaagttataagggttaaaatttgaccagtgatttctcatttttacaacaaaatttacaaaaccattttttttagggaccacctcacatttgaagtcattttgagggttctatatggctgaaaatacccaaaagtgacaccattctaaaaactgcacccctcaaggtgctcaaaaccacattcaagaagtttattaacccttcaggtgtttcacagcagcagaagcaacatggaagtaaaaaatgaacatttaactttttagtcacaaaaatgatcttttagcaacaatttttttattttcccaagggtaaaaggagaaactggaccaaggacgttgttgtccaatttgtcctgagtacgctgatacctcatatgtgggggtaaaccactgtttgggtgcacagcaaggctcggaaggggaggcgtgccatttgactttttgaatggaaaattagctccaatcgttagcggacaccatgtcgcgtttggagagcccctgtgtgcctaaacattggagctcccctacaagtgaccccattttggaaactagacctcccaaggaacttatctagatgcatagtgagcacttataacccccaggtgcttcacagaagtttataacgcagagccgtgaaaataaaaaaataatttttctttcctcaaaaatgatttttagcccagaattttttttccccaaggataataggagaaattggaccccaaatgttgttgtccagtttgtcctgagtacgatgataccccatatgtgggggtaaaccactgtttgggcgcacggcagggctcggaagggaaggcacgccatttggctttttgaatggaaaattagctccaatcattagcggacaccatgtcgcgtttggagagcccctgtgtgcctaaacattggagctcccgcacaagtgaccccattttggaaactagacctcccaaggaactaatctagatgtgtggtgagcactttgaacccccaagtgcttcacagaagtttataacgcagagccatgaaaataaaaaataatttttcttttctcaaaaatgattttttagcccacaattttttattttcccaagggtaacaggagaaattggaccccaaaagttgttgtccagtttctcctgagtacgctgataccccatatgtgggggtaaaccactgtttgggcacatgccggggctcggaagggaagtagtgacgttttgtaatgcagactttgatggaatgggtctgcgggcatcatgttacgtttgcagtgcCCTtggtatgcctaaacagtagaaacctcccacaagtaaccccattttggaaactagaccccctaaggaacttatctagatgtgtggtgagcacgttcaacccccaagtgcttcacagaagtttacaacgcagagccgtgaaaataaaaaataatttttctttcctcaaaaaagatgttttagcaagcaattttttattttcacaagggtaacaggagaatttggaccccaatatttgttgcccagtttgttgtgagtacgctgataccccatatgtgggggtaaaccactgtttgggcacacgtcagggctcggaagggaagtagtgacatttgaaatgcagactttgatggaatggtctgcgggtgtcacattgcatttgcagagcccctgatgtgcctaaacagtagaaaaaccccacaagtgaccccattttggaaactagacccccgaaggaacttatctagatgtgtggtgagcactttcaacccccaagtgcttcacagaagtttataacgcagagccgtgaaaataaaaaataattgttctttcctcaaaaattatgttttagcaagtaattttttatttttgcaagggtaacaggagaaattggaccccaacagttgttgcccagtttgtcctgagtacgctggtaccccaaatgtgggggtaaaccactgtttgggcgcacgtcggggcttggaagggcgggagcaccatttgactttttgaacgcaagattggctggaatcaatggtggcgccatgttgcgtttggagacccctgatgtgcctaaacagtggaaacccctcaattctaacttcaacactaaccccaacacacccctaatcctaatcccaactgtagccataaccctaatcacaaccctaaccccaacacacccctaaccgcaacacacccgtaaccctaattccaaccctaatcctaaccctaatcccaaccgtaaccctaatcccaaccctaaccacaactgtaaccccaacacacccctaaccctatccgtaaccctaaccacaagcctaataaccctatttcaaaccctagccctaattccaaccctaactctaattccaaccctaaccctaaggctatgtgcccacgttgcggattcgtgtgagatttttccgcacgatttttgaaaaatctgcaggtaaaaggcactgcgttttacctgcggatttacagcagatttccagtgtttttttggcggatttcacctgcggattcctattgaggaacaggtgtaaaacgctgcgaaatccgcacaaagaattgacatgctgcggaaaatacaacgcagcgtttctgcacggaattttccgcaccatgggcacagcggatttggttttccataggtgtacatggtactgtaaacctgatggaaaactgcttcgaattcgcagcggccaatccgctgcggatccgcggccgatccgctgcggatccgcggccgatccgctgcggatccgcggccgatccgctgcggatccgcggccgatccgctgcggatccgcggccgatccgctgcggatccgcggccaaatccgcactgtgtgcacatgccataaccctaaccctaaccctacccgtaaccctaaccctacccctagttctaaccctagttctaaccctaaccctagtggaaaaagaaaaaaaaatattttctttattttattattgtccctacctatgggggtgataaaggggggggggtttatttattatttttttattttgatcgctgcgatagaacctaccacagcgatcaaaatgtacttgtaatgaatctgccggctggcagattcggcgggcgcactgcgcatgcgcccgccattttccaagatggcggcgcccatggagaagacggccggacaccgggagggacatcgaagctaggtaagtatggggggtgggatcagaaggaacacggggggggggggggggggatcggaggaccgggggagccgacaagaagaccgggggagcggacaggagggaggaggggagcggacaggagatcggggcagaaaggacgactgggggggcgatcggtggggtggggggggccagatcggggtctccagccatggcagatgctattgcagcatcggccatggctggattgtaatatttcaccattttcataggtgaaatattacaaatcgctctgattggctgtttcactttcaacagccaatcagagcgatcgtagccatgggggggtgaagccaccccccctgcgctgaagtaccactccccctgtctctgcagatcgggtgaaaatggagttaaccctttcacccgatctgcagggatgcgatctttccatgacgccacataggcgtcatgggtcggattggcacgggttttcatgacgcctacgtggcgtcaaaggtcgggaaggggttaaagaatattttgggattatgtttactctctctggcaatgagtctctctgtctcaatctttgctgtctcaatctttgctgccttgatttgctttttacagaatttatttaattttctgtatttatttaatgcctcatcactacccacttcctttaattctctaaatgctttctttttgtcatttattgcgccccttacagctctatttagccatattggtttcctcctatttctagtatgtttattcccatacggtatatactgtgcacaggtcctatccaggatgctaataaatgtctcccattttctttgtgtatttttatgtctcaggatatcgtcccagttaattgcaccaagatcctctctcatccgttggaaatttgccctcctgaagttta
This window harbors:
- the SNW1 gene encoding SNW domain-containing protein 1; the encoded protein is MALVSFLPAPTQLSQDQLEAEEKLRAQKSRQTALVASRREPPPYGHRKGWVPRTLEDFADGGAFPEIHVAQYPLEMGKKKRTSNALAIQVDAEGKIKYDAIARQGQSKDKVIFSKYTDLVPKEVMDDDDPELQRPDEEAVRELTEKTRQALDKAVSQKIAAAMPVRAADKLAPAQYIRYTPSQQGVAFNSGAKQRVIRMVEMQKDPMEPPRFKINKKIPRGPPSPPAPVMHSPSRKMTVKEQQEWKIPPCISNWKNAKGYTIPLDKRLAADGRGLQTVHINENFAKLAEALYIADRKAREAVEMRAQVERKMAQKEKEKKEEKLRELAQIARERRAGIKSHAEKEDGEARERDEIRDNRRKERQHERNLSRAAPDKRSKLQRNEDRDISEQIALGIPSQRPSGEIQYDQRLFNQSRGLDSGFAGGEDETYNVYSQPWRSSKEVAQTIYRPKNTDSDMYTTDIDTLMKTNRFVPDKDFSGSDRKQRRDGPVQFEEDPFGLDKFLEEAKQHGGSKRPSDSGRSKEHDHEGKKRRKE